A single genomic interval of Nonomuraea rubra harbors:
- the mug gene encoding G/U mismatch-specific DNA glycosylase, with the protein MLDDVLGPSLDVLFCGINPGLMSEATGHHFARPGNRFWPALHLSGFTPRLLAPAEQHLLPSYGLGITNIVPRASAKASELTRDELVAGAEALAAKVAAAGPKVLAVLGISAYRTAFARPKAVIGPQPEPVGGARVWVLPNPSGLNAHWTVTTIAGELGRLRSSL; encoded by the coding sequence GTGCTCGACGACGTTCTCGGCCCCTCGCTCGACGTGCTGTTCTGCGGCATCAACCCCGGCCTCATGTCCGAGGCCACCGGCCACCACTTCGCCCGCCCCGGCAACCGCTTCTGGCCGGCGCTGCACCTGTCCGGCTTCACGCCGCGCCTGCTGGCGCCCGCCGAGCAGCACCTGCTGCCCTCGTACGGGCTGGGCATCACCAATATCGTGCCCCGGGCCAGTGCCAAGGCCTCCGAGCTGACCCGCGACGAGCTGGTGGCGGGCGCCGAGGCCCTGGCGGCGAAGGTCGCCGCGGCCGGCCCGAAGGTGCTGGCCGTGCTCGGCATCTCCGCCTACCGCACCGCCTTCGCCCGCCCCAAGGCCGTCATCGGGCCGCAACCGGAGCCGGTGGGCGGCGCCCGCGTGTGGGTGCTGCCGAACCCGAGCGGCCTCAACGCCCACTGGACGGTGACCACGATCGCCGGGGAGCTGGGCCGCCTGCGCTCGTCCCTCTGA
- a CDS encoding sugar porter family MFS transporter, with translation MATQYTHHEHLGHVIFITAAAAIGGFLFGYDSSVINGAVVGIQKHFQVGSFETGFVVAIALLGSALGAWVGGGLADRWGRTRSMQVAALLFAVSSIGQMLPFAIWDLALWRIVAGFAIGMASVLGPAYIAEVAPPAYRGRLGSFQQLAIVLGIAVSQLVDYLIARLAGGDVNNILWGLEAWQWMLGACVVPALLFLLFASTIPESPRYLVMSGRTRRAREVLAEIEGDDVNLDDRIAEIQHVLRTERVPGLKDLRGPAMGLLPIVWIGIVLSAFQQLVGINVIFYYSSVLWQSVGINQSDSLLISFSSSIINIVGTFIAISLVDKLGRRPLLLVGSAGMAVSLATAAWAFSSAVGEGESVSLPDPQGAIALVAANVFVLFFALSWGVVVWVLLGEMFPNRIRAAALGVAAAAQWIANWLITVSFPALAEWNLPLTYAAYAIFAVLSFLFVSRWVRETKGRKLEEMG, from the coding sequence ATGGCCACGCAATACACCCATCATGAGCATCTGGGGCATGTCATCTTCATCACGGCAGCCGCGGCCATCGGTGGGTTCCTGTTCGGGTACGACAGCTCCGTCATCAACGGCGCGGTGGTCGGCATCCAGAAGCACTTCCAGGTGGGCTCGTTCGAGACCGGCTTCGTGGTGGCCATCGCGCTGCTGGGCTCCGCCCTGGGCGCGTGGGTGGGCGGCGGGCTGGCGGACCGGTGGGGTCGTACGCGGTCGATGCAGGTGGCGGCGTTGCTGTTCGCGGTCAGCTCGATCGGGCAGATGCTGCCGTTCGCGATCTGGGACCTGGCGCTGTGGCGGATCGTCGCGGGCTTCGCGATCGGCATGGCGTCGGTGCTCGGCCCCGCGTACATCGCCGAGGTCGCCCCGCCCGCCTACCGCGGCCGGCTGGGCTCCTTCCAGCAGCTCGCCATCGTGCTCGGCATCGCGGTCTCGCAGCTCGTCGACTACCTGATCGCCCGCCTGGCGGGCGGGGACGTCAACAACATCCTGTGGGGGCTGGAGGCGTGGCAGTGGATGCTCGGCGCCTGCGTCGTGCCTGCGCTGCTGTTCCTGCTGTTCGCCTCGACCATCCCCGAGTCGCCCCGCTACCTGGTCATGTCCGGACGTACCCGGCGGGCCCGCGAGGTGCTGGCGGAGATCGAGGGCGACGACGTGAACCTCGACGACCGCATCGCGGAGATCCAGCACGTGCTGCGCACCGAACGCGTGCCCGGGCTGAAGGACCTGCGCGGCCCGGCGATGGGGCTGCTGCCGATCGTGTGGATCGGCATCGTGCTGTCGGCCTTCCAGCAGTTGGTCGGCATCAACGTGATCTTCTACTACTCGTCCGTGTTGTGGCAGTCGGTCGGCATCAACCAGAGCGACTCCCTGCTGATCAGCTTCTCCAGCTCGATCATCAACATCGTGGGCACGTTCATCGCGATCTCGCTCGTGGACAAGCTCGGCCGCCGGCCGCTGCTGCTGGTCGGCTCGGCGGGCATGGCGGTCTCGCTGGCCACGGCGGCGTGGGCGTTCAGCTCCGCCGTGGGTGAGGGCGAGTCCGTCTCGCTGCCCGACCCGCAGGGCGCGATCGCGCTGGTCGCGGCCAACGTGTTCGTGCTGTTCTTCGCGCTGTCCTGGGGTGTGGTGGTCTGGGTGCTGCTCGGCGAGATGTTCCCCAACCGCATCCGCGCCGCCGCCCTGGGCGTCGCGGCCGCGGCGCAGTGGATCGCGAACTGGCTGATCACGGTGTCGTTCCCGGCCCTGGCGGAGTGGAACCTGCCGCTCACGTACGCCGCGTACGCGATCTTCGCGGTGCTGTCCTTCCTCTTCGTGAGCAGGTGGGTCAGGGAGACCAAGGGGCGCAAGCTGGAGGAGATGGGCTGA
- a CDS encoding polynucleotide kinase-phosphatase: MISVPELSLVVLVGVSGSGKSTFARKHFKPTQVISSDFCRGLVSDDENDQAATPAAFDLLHHIVGVRLSRGLLTVVDATNVQYAARRSLLDLAKRHDVLADAIVLDVPEEVAIERNAVRPDRDFGPGVVIRQRKDLRRSLGKISADGFRRVHVLRGLEEIDAATITYEKAWSDKTELTGPFDIIGDVHGCRSELETLLRELGWQGLRHPEGRTAVFVGDLVDRGPDTPGVLRLVMDMVEAGTAICVSGNHEQKLVRALNGRKVKVAHGLQESLDQLAAQPPEFVERARTFMDGLLSHYRLDGGRLVVAHAGLKEEYHGRASGRVRAFALYGDTTGETDEYGLPVRYPWADEYRGRAMVVYGHTPTLHPEWVNNTICLDTGVVFGGHLTALRYPERRLVQVPAEKVWYEPAKPLSAAGGRDPGMLDINDVIGTRHVETRFGSRVKVMEQNAAAALEVMSRFAVDPRWLVYLPPTMAPPETSRLDGYLEHPHEAFEEFAAAGVREVVCEEKHMGSRAVAVLCRTPEVAAARFGVDDGTAGALYTRTGRPFFADTAPLVERLREACAPLWDALGSDWVVLDCELLPWSAKAGELIRSQYASVGAAAGAALPEAVAALEAAAGRGVGVGDLLDRTRRRSGNAALFRDAYARYCWPVDGLDGIRVAPFQILACEGRTTALEPHAWHLSTLALLDSPLITATRHVFVSLDSPESRAAATAWWESMTADGGEGMVVKPASYVAGRVQPGVKVRGREYLRIIYGPDYTESLDVLRRRFLGKKRSLALREYVLGLEALSRLADGEAGWRVHEPVFAVLALESEPVDPRL, translated from the coding sequence TTGATCAGCGTTCCTGAGCTCTCCCTCGTGGTGCTCGTCGGCGTGTCCGGCAGCGGCAAGTCCACGTTCGCGCGCAAGCACTTCAAGCCCACGCAGGTCATCTCCTCCGACTTCTGCCGCGGCCTGGTCTCCGACGACGAGAACGACCAGGCGGCCACCCCGGCGGCGTTCGACCTGCTGCACCACATCGTCGGCGTGCGCCTGTCCAGGGGCCTGCTCACGGTGGTCGACGCCACCAACGTCCAGTACGCCGCCCGGCGCAGCCTGCTCGACCTGGCCAAGCGGCACGACGTGCTGGCCGACGCGATCGTCCTCGACGTGCCGGAGGAGGTGGCGATCGAGCGCAACGCCGTCCGCCCCGACCGCGACTTCGGCCCGGGCGTGGTGATCAGGCAGCGCAAGGACCTGCGGCGCTCGCTCGGCAAGATCTCGGCCGACGGCTTCAGGCGGGTGCACGTGCTGCGCGGCCTGGAGGAGATCGACGCGGCCACGATCACGTACGAGAAGGCGTGGTCCGACAAGACGGAGCTGACGGGCCCGTTCGACATCATCGGCGACGTGCACGGCTGCCGCTCGGAGCTGGAGACGCTGCTGCGCGAGCTGGGCTGGCAGGGGCTGCGGCACCCGGAGGGCCGTACGGCGGTGTTCGTCGGCGACCTGGTGGACCGCGGCCCCGACACGCCGGGCGTGCTGCGCCTGGTCATGGACATGGTGGAGGCCGGCACCGCGATCTGCGTGTCGGGCAACCACGAGCAGAAGCTGGTGCGCGCGCTCAACGGCCGCAAGGTCAAGGTCGCGCACGGCCTTCAGGAGTCGCTCGACCAGCTCGCCGCGCAGCCGCCCGAGTTCGTGGAGCGGGCCAGGACGTTCATGGACGGCCTGCTCAGCCACTACCGGCTGGACGGCGGCCGGCTCGTCGTCGCGCACGCGGGGCTCAAGGAGGAGTACCACGGCCGCGCCTCGGGCCGGGTGCGCGCGTTCGCCCTGTACGGCGACACGACCGGCGAGACCGACGAGTACGGCCTGCCGGTCCGCTACCCGTGGGCCGACGAGTACCGCGGCCGCGCCATGGTCGTCTACGGCCACACCCCCACGCTTCACCCCGAATGGGTCAACAACACGATCTGCCTCGACACCGGCGTGGTGTTCGGCGGCCACCTGACGGCGCTGCGCTACCCGGAGCGCCGGCTCGTGCAGGTCCCGGCGGAGAAGGTCTGGTACGAGCCGGCCAAGCCGCTGTCGGCCGCCGGCGGCCGCGACCCGGGCATGCTGGACATCAACGACGTGATCGGCACCCGGCACGTGGAGACCAGGTTCGGCTCCCGGGTCAAGGTCATGGAGCAGAACGCCGCCGCCGCGCTGGAGGTCATGAGCCGCTTCGCGGTGGACCCGCGCTGGCTGGTGTACCTGCCGCCGACCATGGCGCCGCCGGAGACGTCCCGGCTCGACGGCTATCTGGAGCACCCGCACGAGGCGTTCGAGGAGTTCGCCGCGGCCGGGGTGCGCGAGGTCGTGTGCGAGGAGAAGCACATGGGCTCGCGGGCCGTGGCGGTGCTGTGCCGGACGCCGGAGGTGGCCGCGGCCAGGTTCGGGGTGGACGACGGCACCGCGGGCGCGCTCTACACCCGTACCGGGCGGCCGTTCTTCGCCGACACGGCGCCGCTGGTGGAGCGGCTGCGGGAGGCGTGCGCGCCGCTCTGGGACGCGCTCGGCTCCGACTGGGTGGTGCTCGACTGCGAGCTGCTGCCCTGGTCGGCCAAGGCGGGGGAGCTGATCAGGTCGCAGTACGCCTCCGTCGGCGCGGCCGCCGGCGCCGCGCTGCCGGAGGCGGTCGCGGCGCTGGAGGCGGCGGCCGGGCGCGGGGTGGGTGTGGGCGATCTGCTTGACCGCACCCGCCGCCGCTCCGGGAACGCTGCCCTGTTCCGCGACGCTTATGCCCGTTACTGCTGGCCGGTCGACGGCCTGGACGGGATCCGGGTGGCGCCGTTCCAGATCCTGGCCTGCGAGGGGCGCACCACGGCGCTGGAGCCGCACGCGTGGCACCTGTCCACGCTGGCCCTGCTGGACTCGCCGCTGATCACCGCGACCCGGCACGTCTTCGTCTCCCTGGACTCGCCGGAGTCCAGGGCCGCGGCGACCGCGTGGTGGGAGTCGATGACGGCGGACGGGGGCGAGGGCATGGTGGTCAAGCCCGCGTCGTACGTGGCCGGCCGGGTGCAGCCGGGGGTGAAGGTGCGCGGGCGCGAGTACCTGCGCATCATCTACGGCCCCGACTACACCGAGTCGCTGGACGTGCTGCGGCGCCGTTTCCTCGGCAAGAAGCGGTCGCTGGCGCTGCGCGAGTACGTCCTCGGCCTGGAGGCGCTGTCGCGGCTGGCGGACGGGGAGGCCGGCTGGCGGGTGCACGAGCCCGTCTTCGCCGTGCTCGCCCTGGAGTCGGAGCCGGTCGACCCGCGCCTGTGA
- a CDS encoding 3' terminal RNA ribose 2'-O-methyltransferase Hen1 has product MLLTITTTATPATDLGFLLHKHPERVQEFSQSFGTATVFYPEAGDERCTAALMLEVDPIALVRSRGKNSPDFSLSQYVNDRPYAASSLLAVALADVFRTARAGRCKARPELPGTPLPLELRLPALPCRGGPELARRLFEPLGWEVDARPVPLDEGFPEWGDSRYVGLTLRGTTRLAEALNHLYVLLPVLDDGKHYWVAPDEVDKLIRAGESWLGGHPERGLITRRYLGRRWALARTALARLAELGDETEEELEPAVEEDAPADVTASDEAAAAEAEAATEAESEAASEAASESGTAAQTEAQDAAREQAAEPRSKPLNVLRREAILAKLEELGAVSVIDLGCGQGELVGALLARPRFARVGGMDVSPMALTIAARKLRLERMPDAKRARLTLFQGALTYTDKRLSGYDAAVLMEVIEHVDPPRLAALERVVFGRAKPAHVLVTTPNIEYNVRYEFLTGLRHPDHRFEWTRAEFTGWATRVAAQYGYQVAFVPVGDDDPEVGPPTQMGVFTLDQRS; this is encoded by the coding sequence GTGCTGCTGACGATCACGACCACCGCGACGCCCGCCACCGACCTGGGCTTTCTCCTGCACAAGCATCCCGAGCGCGTGCAGGAGTTCAGCCAGTCGTTCGGCACGGCCACGGTGTTCTATCCAGAAGCGGGCGACGAGCGCTGCACGGCGGCGCTCATGCTCGAGGTCGATCCGATCGCGCTGGTCAGGTCGCGCGGCAAGAACTCCCCCGACTTCAGCCTGTCGCAGTACGTGAACGACCGCCCGTACGCGGCCTCGTCGCTGCTGGCCGTGGCGCTGGCCGACGTGTTCCGCACGGCGCGGGCCGGGCGGTGCAAGGCCAGGCCCGAGCTGCCCGGCACGCCGCTGCCGCTGGAGCTGCGGCTGCCCGCGCTGCCCTGCCGGGGCGGGCCCGAGCTGGCGCGGCGGCTGTTCGAGCCGCTCGGGTGGGAGGTGGACGCGCGGCCCGTGCCGCTGGACGAGGGCTTCCCCGAGTGGGGCGACTCCCGATATGTCGGGCTCACCCTGCGCGGCACCACCCGCCTGGCCGAGGCGCTCAACCACCTGTACGTGCTGCTGCCCGTCCTCGACGACGGCAAGCACTACTGGGTCGCGCCCGACGAGGTGGACAAGCTGATCAGGGCCGGCGAGAGCTGGCTGGGCGGCCACCCCGAGCGGGGCCTGATCACCCGCCGTTACCTGGGCCGGCGCTGGGCCCTCGCCCGTACGGCGCTGGCGCGGCTGGCCGAGCTGGGCGACGAGACGGAGGAGGAGCTGGAGCCCGCCGTCGAGGAGGACGCCCCCGCCGACGTCACGGCCTCCGACGAGGCGGCCGCCGCCGAGGCCGAAGCCGCCACCGAAGCGGAGTCCGAGGCAGCCTCCGAGGCAGCCTCCGAGTCGGGGACCGCCGCCCAGACCGAGGCCCAGGACGCTGCCCGGGAGCAGGCGGCCGAGCCCAGGTCGAAGCCGCTGAACGTCCTGCGCCGCGAGGCCATCCTGGCCAAGCTGGAGGAGCTCGGCGCGGTCAGCGTGATCGACCTCGGCTGCGGCCAGGGCGAGCTGGTCGGCGCGCTGCTGGCCAGGCCCAGGTTCGCCAGGGTCGGCGGCATGGACGTCTCGCCGATGGCGCTCACCATCGCCGCCCGCAAGCTGCGCCTGGAGCGCATGCCCGACGCCAAGCGCGCCAGGCTCACGCTGTTCCAGGGCGCGCTCACCTACACCGACAAGCGCCTGTCCGGCTACGACGCCGCGGTGCTCATGGAGGTGATCGAGCACGTCGACCCGCCGCGTCTGGCCGCGCTCGAACGCGTGGTGTTCGGCCGCGCCAAGCCGGCCCACGTGCTGGTCACCACCCCCAACATCGAGTACAACGTCCGCTACGAGTTCCTGACCGGCCTGCGCCACCCCGATCACCGCTTCGAGTGGACCAGGGCCGAGTTCACCGGCTGGGCCACCCGGGTGGCCGCCCAGTACGGCTACCAGGTCGCCTTCGTCCCGGTCGGCGACGACGACCCCGAGGTCGGCCCCCCGACCCAGATGGGAGTGTTCACCCTTGATCAGCGTTCCTGA
- a CDS encoding LLM class F420-dependent oxidoreductase — MKLRIFTEPQQGATYDDLLAVAQATERLGFDAFFRSDHYQRIGPGDQGPGSTDAWITLAGLARETSRIRLGTLVSPATFRLPGPLAISVAQVDQMSGGRVELGFGTGWYDGEHSAYGIPFPPVGERFGRFEEQLEILTGLWTAQDTYSFEGSYYRLADSPALPKPAQRPRPPVIIGGFGARRTPRLAATYADEYNVPFHTASDTGAAFDRVRKACEATGRTVLLSAAQTTVVGKDRAEVERRATAIGEDADRLRETGLAGTPDEIVARIGQFAELGAERMYLQILDLGDLDHLELIATEVLPHV; from the coding sequence ATGAAGCTGCGGATCTTCACCGAGCCCCAGCAGGGCGCGACCTATGACGACCTGCTCGCCGTCGCCCAGGCCACCGAACGGCTGGGTTTCGACGCTTTCTTCCGGTCCGACCACTACCAGCGCATCGGCCCCGGCGACCAGGGCCCGGGCTCGACCGACGCGTGGATCACGCTTGCCGGCCTGGCCAGGGAGACCTCCAGGATCAGGCTGGGCACGCTGGTGTCGCCGGCCACGTTCCGGCTGCCGGGGCCGCTGGCGATCAGCGTGGCGCAGGTGGACCAGATGAGCGGTGGCCGGGTTGAGCTGGGCTTCGGCACGGGGTGGTACGACGGGGAGCACTCGGCCTACGGCATCCCGTTCCCGCCGGTGGGCGAGCGTTTCGGCCGGTTCGAGGAGCAGCTGGAGATCCTCACCGGGTTGTGGACCGCGCAGGACACCTACTCCTTCGAGGGCAGCTACTACCGGCTGGCCGACTCCCCCGCGCTGCCCAAGCCCGCCCAGCGGCCGCGGCCGCCGGTGATCATCGGCGGCTTCGGGGCCAGGCGCACGCCGCGGCTGGCGGCCACGTACGCCGACGAGTACAACGTGCCGTTCCACACGGCGTCCGACACCGGGGCGGCGTTCGACCGGGTGCGCAAGGCATGCGAGGCGACCGGGCGTACCGTGCTGCTGTCGGCGGCGCAGACCACCGTGGTCGGCAAGGACCGCGCGGAGGTCGAGCGGCGCGCGACCGCCATCGGCGAGGACGCCGACCGGCTGCGCGAGACCGGCCTGGCGGGCACGCCGGACGAGATCGTGGCGAGGATCGGGCAGTTCGCCGAGCTCGGGGCCGAGCGGATGTACCTGCAGATCCTCGACCTCGGCGACCTGGACCACCTGGAGCTGATCGCCACCGAGGTGCTGCCGCACGTGTAG
- a CDS encoding sensor histidine kinase encodes MAARPETARKLLLYWMYASFGLVWFISCVVVVGESMSGELPAARAAVNIALLTCFFAFTPVLLHEAFDHRPRPTLKLLLAGVLSAVVLALSPLDSPSSVMWLQTVTFWASLAALYLRPLAMIVMAAAQVAVVTVYCTLMTIQGWQGVLVVQVVNSVLMIGAMLVWRWLWWVIRDAHKSREARARLAVAEERLRFARDLHDLLGHSLSVITLKSELAAKLATKDADRAAAEMAEVRALAGESLFEVQQAVHGYQALDLDEELAGVRAALEAAGVRCAIEARTDSLSPSARMLLAWAVREGGTNILKHSAATRCEITIDEGVLEMLNDGVTELPATPGSGLRGLSERLVTVGGSFTAEPTPGGRFLLRAVVPA; translated from the coding sequence ATGGCGGCACGTCCCGAGACCGCGAGGAAGCTCCTGCTGTACTGGATGTACGCCTCGTTCGGCCTCGTGTGGTTCATCTCCTGCGTGGTCGTCGTCGGCGAGTCCATGAGCGGCGAGCTGCCCGCGGCGCGGGCGGCGGTCAACATCGCCCTGCTGACCTGTTTCTTCGCGTTCACTCCCGTCCTGCTCCACGAGGCTTTCGACCACCGTCCCAGACCCACGCTGAAGCTGCTGCTCGCCGGGGTGCTCTCGGCGGTGGTGCTCGCGCTGTCGCCCCTCGACAGCCCGTCGTCGGTGATGTGGCTGCAGACCGTGACCTTCTGGGCGTCGCTGGCCGCCCTCTATCTCCGGCCGCTGGCGATGATCGTCATGGCCGCGGCGCAGGTCGCCGTCGTCACCGTCTACTGCACCCTCATGACCATCCAGGGCTGGCAGGGCGTCCTGGTCGTCCAGGTCGTCAACTCGGTGCTGATGATCGGGGCCATGCTCGTGTGGCGCTGGCTCTGGTGGGTGATCAGGGACGCGCACAAGAGCCGCGAGGCCAGGGCCAGGCTCGCGGTGGCGGAGGAGCGGCTGCGCTTCGCCCGCGACCTGCACGACCTGCTCGGCCACAGCCTGTCCGTCATCACGCTGAAGAGCGAGCTGGCCGCCAAGCTGGCGACCAAGGACGCGGACCGCGCGGCGGCCGAGATGGCCGAGGTGCGCGCGCTCGCCGGCGAGTCGCTGTTCGAGGTGCAGCAGGCGGTGCACGGCTACCAGGCGCTCGACCTGGACGAGGAGCTTGCGGGAGTGCGCGCGGCGCTGGAGGCGGCCGGGGTCCGCTGCGCGATCGAGGCCAGGACCGACAGCCTGTCGCCGTCCGCCAGGATGCTGCTGGCCTGGGCGGTCCGCGAGGGCGGCACGAACATCCTCAAGCACAGCGCGGCCACCCGGTGCGAGATCACGATCGACGAGGGGGTGCTGGAGATGCTCAACGACGGGGTGACGGAGCTGCCGGCGACGCCCGGGAGCGGGCTGCGT